In Leucobacter insecticola, one DNA window encodes the following:
- a CDS encoding ABC transporter ATP-binding protein, translating into MSQLPESVPHDPVTPSRRDRLRPLELLGFSGVLAVFAGLIVLMVTKGDWILTAFAAGIAFIACVVVVALLGLGGKPSKEDDEARKDLQQPENGKNWH; encoded by the coding sequence ATGAGCCAGCTTCCAGAGTCCGTACCCCACGATCCCGTGACGCCGTCGCGTAGGGATCGACTGCGCCCGCTCGAGCTGCTCGGGTTTTCCGGGGTCCTCGCAGTGTTTGCGGGCCTCATCGTGTTGATGGTCACAAAGGGCGATTGGATCCTCACCGCTTTTGCTGCAGGCATTGCCTTCATCGCGTGTGTGGTGGTGGTGGCGCTCCTCGGTCTCGGTGGCAAACCGAGCAAGGAAGACGACGAGGCCCGCAAAGATCTACAGCAGCCCGAAAACGGGAAGAACTGGCACTAG